In bacterium 336/3, the following proteins share a genomic window:
- a CDS encoding molecular chaperone Hsp90: MQAKGTLSINTENIFPIIKKFLYSDHEIFLRELISNAVDACQKLKSLSSLGEYTGELGELKVNVSVDKEAKTITISDNGIGMTAEEIDKYINQIAFSGANEFVQKYQDKITDARNQIIGNFGLGFYSAFMVSKKVELDTKSYQDAPAAKWTCEGSTEFSIEGSEKKERGTSITLHVAEDSEEFLESSRLKDILKKYARFLPVSIEIEGEKINETQPIWTRQPSELKDEDYLKFYKELYPFSEDPLFWIHLNVDYPFNLTGILYFPKVKNNIEQQKNKIQLYSRQVFITDEVKDIVPEFLMLLHGVIDSPDIPLNVSRSYLQADGNVKKINSYITKKVADKLNELFKDNRTGFEEKWDSIGLFVKYGMLTDEKFYEKAERFCLLKNTKSKYYTLEEYKNYIQVNQTDKNGNLVLLYTNDFEKQYTYIDSAHKRGYDVLVLEGMLDNHFGEMLERKLEKTQVRRVDSEVVDKLIQKEDSQASVLSTEESEKVVELFKKVIKNDKVTVEVQAMPLDEMPVLITLPEYIRRMQEMSKVQGWAWALNENTFNVSINGNHELIQKVLKETDETTQIKLAQHLYDLAQLSQGILSGASLSEFVNRSINYLK, encoded by the coding sequence ATGCAAGCCAAAGGTACACTTTCAATCAATACTGAAAACATTTTCCCTATTATCAAGAAATTTTTGTATTCAGATCATGAAATTTTCTTGCGTGAATTAATTTCAAATGCTGTAGATGCTTGTCAAAAACTAAAAAGTTTGAGTTCTTTGGGCGAGTATACAGGAGAGCTTGGAGAATTAAAGGTAAATGTGTCTGTTGATAAAGAGGCAAAAACCATAACCATTTCTGATAATGGAATAGGGATGACAGCTGAAGAGATTGACAAATACATCAATCAGATAGCATTTTCAGGAGCAAATGAGTTTGTACAAAAATATCAAGATAAGATTACAGATGCTCGAAACCAAATTATCGGAAATTTCGGTTTAGGATTCTACTCTGCTTTTATGGTTTCTAAAAAAGTGGAATTAGACACCAAATCATATCAAGATGCTCCTGCTGCCAAGTGGACTTGTGAAGGAAGCACAGAGTTTAGCATAGAAGGTTCAGAGAAAAAAGAAAGAGGAACATCCATCACTTTGCATGTAGCAGAAGATTCAGAAGAATTTTTAGAAAGCTCTCGCCTGAAAGATATTCTTAAAAAATATGCCCGTTTCTTGCCTGTAAGTATAGAAATAGAAGGCGAAAAAATTAATGAAACACAACCCATCTGGACTCGCCAACCCAGTGAGTTAAAAGACGAGGATTATCTAAAATTCTATAAAGAATTATATCCTTTTTCAGAAGACCCTCTTTTTTGGATTCACCTCAATGTAGATTACCCATTCAATCTGACAGGGATTTTATATTTTCCTAAAGTAAAAAATAACATTGAACAACAAAAAAACAAAATTCAGTTATACTCTCGCCAAGTATTTATCACTGACGAAGTAAAAGATATTGTACCTGAATTTTTAATGCTTTTACATGGAGTAATAGATTCACCAGACATTCCTTTGAACGTTTCAAGAAGCTATTTACAAGCAGATGGTAATGTGAAGAAAATCAATAGTTACATTACCAAAAAAGTAGCTGATAAACTTAACGAGCTTTTTAAAGATAACAGAACTGGTTTTGAAGAGAAATGGGATAGCATTGGACTTTTTGTAAAATATGGAATGCTTACAGATGAGAAATTCTATGAAAAAGCTGAAAGATTTTGTTTGCTAAAAAATACGAAATCAAAATATTATACATTAGAAGAGTATAAAAATTATATACAAGTAAACCAAACTGATAAAAATGGAAATTTGGTATTGCTTTATACCAACGATTTTGAAAAACAGTACACCTATATAGACTCTGCTCATAAACGAGGTTATGATGTATTAGTTTTGGAGGGTATGTTGGATAACCACTTTGGCGAAATGCTTGAAAGAAAGTTGGAAAAAACGCAAGTTCGTAGAGTAGATTCGGAAGTGGTGGATAAACTGATTCAGAAAGAAGATAGTCAGGCATCTGTATTGAGTACAGAAGAATCTGAAAAGGTCGTAGAGTTGTTTAAAAAAGTGATTAAAAATGATAAAGTAACAGTTGAAGTACAAGCGATGCCTTTAGATGAAATGCCTGTACTGATTACATTACCTGAGTACATTCGTCGTATGCAAGAGATGAGTAAAGTACAAGGTTGGGCATGGGCTTTGAACGAAAATACCTTCAATGTAAGTATCAATGGAAATCACGAACTTATCCAGAAGGTACTGAAAGAAACAGATGAAACGACTCAAATCAAATTAGCTCAACATCTTTATGATTTAGCACAGCTTTCACAAGGAATATTATCAGGAGCATCATTAAGCGAATTTGTAAACAGAAGTATCAATTATTTAAAATAA